The following are encoded together in the Salvia hispanica cultivar TCC Black 2014 chromosome 6, UniMelb_Shisp_WGS_1.0, whole genome shotgun sequence genome:
- the LOC125194153 gene encoding putative late blight resistance protein homolog R1B-14 produces MAYAVCHSLIQTIDRILNLDDKKYPISVEGKQRIKDLLARIETIKQFLERYPKEAASSETAVTNAANQAEDVMEHFIYEHYHWDLQAEKMASVGRPRNRTEILYDFRELDVVMGKISPIAIQMAEIQQQQGVRPATTALSGPVSQPAIDTETVGLEEYLKNIKALMCGQPKSQRQVIPITGMGGIGKTTLARTVYNDEDVVNEFPLRVWIVVSHNYKVETIFEELLYALEKQIPGSLVEKSETVENKLHRILTLQKYLIVVDDLWSTKAWYEIRKAFGDPMKCDGSRIVITTRDEDVVKDIGTSTPHKMELMSPENSWILLKKKAFRDTDLEPDIKKISEEVVTSCGGLPLAIVLIGGILSEAKMEAWADIARDVKSAVESSTKFGKRIALSYTYLPVDLRPCFLYMGAFPEDHEIRISKLIKLWIAEGFVGNENEAKDYLYKLVKRNLPSITSFKPNAEFKSCNIHDLVRDMAKSQALVENYERRLSNGHMDLTRLARAYASTLRSCLTFQPNESSLSGLRKFKLLRVLDVVDTNAYSLPAPVFELFHLRYLAFGCPMEVPYAISRLQNLRALIVRPSKRLRHHSSDNVDLPLEIWMLPLLTHLVSFFDLLPVPEGAASALKELLTLNVVKKLICTKQMMGLLYNLKKLAITYFGDKYPNEDYKLHNLHLLTQLEKLKLVVKEGSLLKKKAKPVFPKTLKKLTLSGWRFTWEDMKAISALPKLQVLKLRDHAFEGGAWSTIVEDNDDDDEEEEEARQQQQQQQQQQQQEQVGDLFDKLEYLLIQESDLEEWKTKKDHFLSLKRLVLYRCDKLKEIPKDIGNILELKLIEVDRTNKSLLECVQGIRDYQKDNNDRVLQVLQL; encoded by the exons atggCTTATGCTGTTTGCCATTCACTCATCCAAACCATAGACAGAATCCTGAATCTCGATGATAAAAAGTACCCAATCTCCGTTGAAGGAAAGCAGCGGATTAAAGATCTCCTTGCACGGATCGAAACCATCAAACAGTTCCTCGAAAGGTATCCCAAGGAAGCAGCGAGTTCCGAAACAGCTGTCACGAACGCCGCCAACCAAGCCGAAGACGTGATGGAGCACTTCATCTACGAGCACTACCACTGGGACCTCCAGGCCGAGAAAATGGCCTCTGTCGGCCGCCCACGCAACCGTACAGAGATTCTGTACGATTTCCGTGAGCTGGACGTAGTGATGGGGAAAATATCCCCCATCGCTATACAGATGGCGGAGATCCAACAACAGCAGGGTGTGCGTCCAGCAACAACGGCCTTGTCCGGCCCGGTGTCCCAGCCTGCTATTGATACCGAAACGGTTGGCCTCGAGGAGtacttgaaaaatattaaagctTTGATGTGTGGACAGCCGAAGTCCCAACGCCAGGTCATCCCCATCACGGGGATGGGCGGGATTGGGAAGACAACTCTGGCTAGAACTGTTTACAACGATGAGGACGTCGTCAACGAGTTTCCTCTCCGCGTTTGGATCGTTGTCTCTCATAATTATAAAGTAGAAACCATTTTTGAGGAGCTTCTATATGCCTTGGAGAAACAAATCCCTGGCAGTCTTGTGGAGAAAAGTGAGACAGTAGAGAACAAACTACACAGGATCTTGACTTTGCAGAAGTACCTGATCGTGGTGGATGATCTGTGGAGTACCAAGGCGTGGTACGAAATAAGGAAGGCGTTTGGCGACCCCATGAAGTGTGACGGGAGTCGGATTGTGATCACCACCAGGGATGAGGATGTGGTTAAAGATATCGGCACTTCCACTCCTCACAAGATGGAGCTCATGAGTCCTGAGAATAGTTGGATTCTCCTCAAGAAAAAGGCGTTTCGAGACACAGATCTAGAGCCGGATATAAAGAAGATCTCAGAAGAAGTTGTTACCAGTTGTGGAGGATTGCCCCTTGCGATCGTGCTTATTGGAG GTATCTTATCAGAAGCGAAAATGGAAGCATGGGCTGACATTGCAAGAGATGTGAAATCCGCGGTTGAGAGTAGTACTAAGTTCGGAAAGAGAATTGCGTTGAGTTACACATATCTACCTGTTGATTTGAGGCCGTGTTTCTTATACATGGGTGCCTTTCCAGAAGATCACGAGATCCGGATCTCAAAGCTTATCAAGTTATGGATAGCTGAAGGATTCGTTGGAAACGAAAATGAGGCTAAAGATTACTTGTACAAGCTCGTGAAGCGAAATCTGCCTTCGATCACGTCTTTCAAGCCCAACGCTGAATTCAAAAGCTGCAACATACACGATTTGGTCCGCGATATGGCCAAGTCACAAGCTCTAGTTGAGAACTATGAGCGCCGGCTGAGTAATGGTCATATGGATCTCACGCGCCTTGCTAGAGCTTATGCCTCAACGCTGCGGTCATGTTTGACCTTCCAGCCTAATGAGAGCTCTTTAAGCGGACTGCGAAAGTTCAAGTTGCTGAGGGTGCTGGATGTGGTGGACACTAATGCGTATTCGCTCCCAGCTCCCGTGTTTGAGCTGTTTCATTTGAG GTACCTCGCCTTCGGGTGTCCAATGGAGGTTCCATACGCCATATCAAGGCTTCAGAATCTTCGCGCCTTGATAGTTCGTCCTAGCAAGAGGCTGAGGCACCACTCAAGCGACAACGTGGATCTCCCCTTGGAGATCTGGATGTTGCCGCTTCTGACTCATCTCGTCTCCTTTTTCGATCTTCTGCCAGTTCCAGAAGGAGCAGCCTCTGCTCTAAAGGAGCTGCTCACACTGAATGTGGTGAAGAAGCTGATATGTACAAAACAGATGATGGGATTACTTTacaatttgaagaaattggCAATCACTTATTTTGGAGACAAATACCCAAATGAAGACTATAAGCTCCACAATCTTCATCTCCTCACTCAACTTGAGAAGCTGAAACTAGTTGTGAAAGAAGGCTCTCTTCTTAAGAAGAAAGCTAAGCCTGTTTTCCCAAAGACGCTGAAGAAGTTAACCTTGAGCGGTTGGCGATTCACTTGGGAAGATATGAAGGCTATTTCTGCTCTGCCTAAGCTTCAAGTTCTCAAACTGAGAGATCATGCCTTTGAAGGCGGTGCGTGGAGCACTATTGTAGAAGAcaacgatgatgatgatgaagaagaagaagaagcacgacaacaacaacaacaacaacaacaacaacaacaacaagaaCAAGTAGGGGATTTGTTTGATAAACTGGAATATTTGCTAATTCAGGAATCTGATTTGGAGGAGtggaaaactaaaaaggaCCATTTCCTATCTCTGAAACGGCTAGTGCTATATCGTTGTGATAAGCTGAAGGAGATTCCGAAAGACATAGGTAACATTTTAGAACTTAAACTGATTGAGGTTGATCGTACAAACAAATCTCTTCTCGAGTGTGTCCAAGGGATCCGCGACTATCAGAAGGACAACAATGACCGAGTCCTTCAAGTTCTACAGTTATAA
- the LOC125194154 gene encoding putative late blight resistance protein homolog R1B-12 isoform X2: MAYAVCHSLIQTIDRILNLDDKKYPISVEGKRQIKDLLARIETIKQFLEKYPKEAASFETAVTNAANQAEDVMEHFIYEHYCWNLQADKMAAVGRPRNRTNILYDFRELDRVMEKISPIAQQMAEIQQKEEDEQQHGVRPATATSSAPVSQPDIDIDTVGLGEYLKNIKDVLCGQPSSQRQIVPLTGIGGIGKTTLARAVYNDEDVINEFPVRAWIVVSQKYNTQNIFGELLYALEKQIPDTLVDKSETMENQLHRILTLKKYLIVVDDLWSAQAWDNIRKAFGDPKKCDGSRIVITTRDETVAKDVSSTSTPIRMELMSPENSWSLLKNKAFPDRDLAPDMKKIAYDVATSCGGLPLAIVLIGGILSSAEANTKAWGDIAKDVKSAVEKDNEFGNIVAMSYTYLPVHLRPCFLYMGGFPEDHEFRISKLIKLWIAEGFVRDENQAKDYLYKLVRRNLPLITDLKFNGEFKSCNIPNMVRDMAKSQALDENYERRLTIGYPDLKRLARAYASTLRSCLTFQSSESSLAGLRKFKLLRVLDVVDTDAYSLPAPVFELFHLRYLAFGCPMEVPHAISRLQNLRVLLVHHSKRLRQHSKDNVDLPQEIWLLPLLTHLVSFFDLLPDPEGVASALKELLTLNVVKKLICTEQIMGLLYNLKKLAITYSGDKYPNEDYQLHNLVLLTQLEKLTLVVKKGSLLQVKSKPVFPKTLKKLTLSGWRFPWEYMKAIAALPELQVLKLTDHAFEGGAWSTFDYENDYDEESDYEEVELFVKLEYMLIQESDLEDWETESYHFPALKRLVLNRCGKLKKISEDMGNILELKLIEVDRTNESLLECARRIRDKQEEDYGRVLIVRQI, from the exons ATGGCTTATGCTGTATGCCATTCACTCATACAAACCATAGACAGAATCCTGAATCTCGATGATAAAAAGTACCCTATCTCCGTTGAAGGAAAGCGACAGATTAAAGATCTTCTTGCACGGATCGAAACCATCAAACAGTTCCTCGAAAAGTATCCCAAGGAAGCAGCGAGTTTTGAAACAGCCGTCACGAACGCTGCCAACCAAGCCGAAGACGTGATGGAGCATTTCATCTACGAGCACTACTGCTGGAACCTCCAGGCCGATAAAATGGCCGCTGTCGGCCGCCCACGCAATCGTACAAATATTCTGTACGATTTCCGTGAGCTGGACAGAGTGATGGAGAAAATATCCCCCATCGCTCAACAGATGGCGGAGATCCAACAAAAAGAGGAGGATGAGCAGCAGCACGGTGTGCGTCCAGCAACGGCTACCTCGTCTGCCCCGGTGTCCCAGCCTGATATTGATATTGACACGGTTGGACTTGGGGAGTATTTGAAGAATATTAAAGATGTGCTCTGTGGACAACCGTCGTCCCAACGCCAGATCGTCCCCCTCACGGGGATAGGTGGGATTGGGAAGACCACTCTGGCTAGAGCTGTTTATAACGATGAGGACGTCATCAACGAGTTTCCTGTCCGAGCTTGGATCGTTGTGTCTCAAAAGtataacacacaaaatatttttggagaACTCCTATATGCCTTGGAGAAACAAATCCCTGACACTCTTGTGGACAAAAGTGAGACAATGGAAAATCAACTACACAGAATCTTGACGTTGAAGAAGTACTTGATCGTGGTGGATGATCTGTGGAGCGCACAGGCGTGGGACAACATCAGGAAGGCGTTTGGCGACCCCAAGAAGTGTGACGGGAGTCGGATTGTGATCACCACCAGGGATGAGACTGTGGCTAAAGATGTCAGCTCTACTAGTACTCCTATCAGGATGGAGCTCATGAGTCCTGAGAATAGTTGGAGTCTGCTCAAGAATAAGGCGTTTCCAGACAGAGATCTAGCACCGGATATGAAAAAGATCGCATACGATGTTGCAACCAGTTGTGGAGGATTGCCCCTTGCGATTGTGCTGATTGGAG GTATCTTATCAAGCGCAGAGGCGAATACAAAAGCATGGGGTGATATTGCAAAAGACGTGAAATCCGCGGTTGAGAAGGATAATGAGTTTGGAAATATAGTTGCCATGAGTTACACATATTTACCTGTTCATTTGAGGCCATGTTTCTTATACATGGGTGGTTTTCCAGAAGATCACGAGTTCCGGATCTCGAAGCTTATCAAGTTATGGATAGCTGAAGGATTCGTTCGAGATGAAAATCAGGCTAAAGATTACTTGTACAAGCTTGTGAGGAGAAATCTGCCGTTGATCACGGATCTCAAGTTCAATGGCGAATTCAAAAGCTGCAACATACCAAATATGGTCCGTGATATGGCCAAATCACAGGCTCTAGATGAGAACTATGAGCGGCGGCTGACTATTGGTTATCCGGATCTTAAGCGCCTTGCTAGAGCTTACGCCTCAACGCTGCGCTCGTGTTTGACCTTCCAGTCTAGTGAGAGCTCGTTAGCCGGACTTCGAAAGTTCAAGTTGCTGAGGGTGCTGGATGTGGTGGACACTGACGCGTACTCACTCCCAGCTCCCGTGTTCGAGCTGTTTCATTTGAG GTACCTTGCATTCGGATGTCCAATGGAGGTTCCGCACGCCATATCAAGGCTTCAAAATCTTCGCGTTTTGTTAGTTCATCATAGCAAGAGACTGAGGCAACACTCAAAGGACAACGTGGATCTACCACAGGAGATCTGGTTGTTGCCGCTTCTGACTCATCTCGTCTCCTTTTTCGATCTTCTGCCAGATCCAGAAGGAGTAGCCTCTGCTCTGAAGGAGCTGCTCACACTGAATGTGGTGAAGAAGCTGATATGTACAGAACAGATAATGGGATTACTTTacaatttgaagaaattggCAATCACTTATTCTGGAGACAAATACCCAAATGAAGACTATCAGCTCCACAATCTTGTTCTCTTGACTCAACTTGAGAAGCTGACACTAGTTGTGAAGAAAGGCTCTCTTCTTCAGGTAAAATCTAAGCCTGTTTTCCCGAAGACGCTGAAGAAGTTAACCTTAAGTGGTTGGAGATTCCCTTGGGAATATATGAAGGCAATTGCTGCTCTGCCCGAGCTTCAAGTGCTCAAACTGACAGATCATGCCTTTGAAGGCGGTGCGTGGAGCACTTTTGACTATGAGAACGATTATGACGAAGAGAGTGATTATGAAGAAGTGGAACTGTTTGTTAAACTGGAATATATGCTAATTCAGGAATCTGATTTGGAGGATTGGGAGACTGAAAGTTATCATTTCCCAGCACTGAAGCGGCTAGTGCTCAATCGTTGTG GTAAGCTGAAGAAGATTTCGGAAGACATGGGTAACATTTTAGAACTTAAGCTGATCGAGGTTGATCGTACAAACGAATCTCTTCTCGAGTGTGCCAGAAGGATCCGTGACAAGCAGGAGGAGGACTATGGCAGAGTCCTTATAGTTCGGCAGATATAA
- the LOC125194154 gene encoding putative late blight resistance protein homolog R1B-12 isoform X1: MAYAVCHSLIQTIDRILNLDDKKYPISVEGKRQIKDLLARIETIKQFLEKYPKEAASFETAVTNAANQAEDVMEHFIYEHYCWNLQADKMAAVGRPRNRTNILYDFRELDRVMEKISPIAQQMAEIQQKEEDEQQHGVRPATATSSAPVSQPDIDIDTVGLGEYLKNIKDVLCGQPSSQRQIVPLTGIGGIGKTTLARAVYNDEDVINEFPVRAWIVVSQKYNTQNIFGELLYALEKQIPDTLVDKSETMENQLHRILTLKKYLIVVDDLWSAQAWDNIRKAFGDPKKCDGSRIVITTRDETVAKDVSSTSTPIRMELMSPENSWSLLKNKAFPDRDLAPDMKKIAYDVATSCGGLPLAIVLIGGILSSAEANTKAWGDIAKDVKSAVEKDNEFGNIVAMSYTYLPVHLRPCFLYMGGFPEDHEFRISKLIKLWIAEGFVRDENQAKDYLYKLVRRNLPLITDLKFNGEFKSCNIPNMVRDMAKSQALDENYERRLTIGYPDLKRLARAYASTLRSCLTFQSSESSLAGLRKFKLLRVLDVVDTDAYSLPAPVFELFHLRYLAFGCPMEVPHAISRLQNLRVLLVHHSKRLRQHSKDNVDLPQEIWLLPLLTHLVSFFDLLPDPEGVASALKELLTLNVVKKLICTEQIMGLLYNLKKLAITYSGDKYPNEDYQLHNLVLLTQLEKLTLVVKKGSLLQVKSKPVFPKTLKKLTLSGWRFPWEYMKAIAALPELQVLKLTDHAFEGGAWSTFDYENDYDEESDYEEVELFVKLEYMLIQESDLEDWETESYHFPALKRLVLNRCGKLKKISEDMGNILELKLIEIDRTNESLLECVRGIRDKQEQDYGRVLQVRLL; encoded by the exons ATGGCTTATGCTGTATGCCATTCACTCATACAAACCATAGACAGAATCCTGAATCTCGATGATAAAAAGTACCCTATCTCCGTTGAAGGAAAGCGACAGATTAAAGATCTTCTTGCACGGATCGAAACCATCAAACAGTTCCTCGAAAAGTATCCCAAGGAAGCAGCGAGTTTTGAAACAGCCGTCACGAACGCTGCCAACCAAGCCGAAGACGTGATGGAGCATTTCATCTACGAGCACTACTGCTGGAACCTCCAGGCCGATAAAATGGCCGCTGTCGGCCGCCCACGCAATCGTACAAATATTCTGTACGATTTCCGTGAGCTGGACAGAGTGATGGAGAAAATATCCCCCATCGCTCAACAGATGGCGGAGATCCAACAAAAAGAGGAGGATGAGCAGCAGCACGGTGTGCGTCCAGCAACGGCTACCTCGTCTGCCCCGGTGTCCCAGCCTGATATTGATATTGACACGGTTGGACTTGGGGAGTATTTGAAGAATATTAAAGATGTGCTCTGTGGACAACCGTCGTCCCAACGCCAGATCGTCCCCCTCACGGGGATAGGTGGGATTGGGAAGACCACTCTGGCTAGAGCTGTTTATAACGATGAGGACGTCATCAACGAGTTTCCTGTCCGAGCTTGGATCGTTGTGTCTCAAAAGtataacacacaaaatatttttggagaACTCCTATATGCCTTGGAGAAACAAATCCCTGACACTCTTGTGGACAAAAGTGAGACAATGGAAAATCAACTACACAGAATCTTGACGTTGAAGAAGTACTTGATCGTGGTGGATGATCTGTGGAGCGCACAGGCGTGGGACAACATCAGGAAGGCGTTTGGCGACCCCAAGAAGTGTGACGGGAGTCGGATTGTGATCACCACCAGGGATGAGACTGTGGCTAAAGATGTCAGCTCTACTAGTACTCCTATCAGGATGGAGCTCATGAGTCCTGAGAATAGTTGGAGTCTGCTCAAGAATAAGGCGTTTCCAGACAGAGATCTAGCACCGGATATGAAAAAGATCGCATACGATGTTGCAACCAGTTGTGGAGGATTGCCCCTTGCGATTGTGCTGATTGGAG GTATCTTATCAAGCGCAGAGGCGAATACAAAAGCATGGGGTGATATTGCAAAAGACGTGAAATCCGCGGTTGAGAAGGATAATGAGTTTGGAAATATAGTTGCCATGAGTTACACATATTTACCTGTTCATTTGAGGCCATGTTTCTTATACATGGGTGGTTTTCCAGAAGATCACGAGTTCCGGATCTCGAAGCTTATCAAGTTATGGATAGCTGAAGGATTCGTTCGAGATGAAAATCAGGCTAAAGATTACTTGTACAAGCTTGTGAGGAGAAATCTGCCGTTGATCACGGATCTCAAGTTCAATGGCGAATTCAAAAGCTGCAACATACCAAATATGGTCCGTGATATGGCCAAATCACAGGCTCTAGATGAGAACTATGAGCGGCGGCTGACTATTGGTTATCCGGATCTTAAGCGCCTTGCTAGAGCTTACGCCTCAACGCTGCGCTCGTGTTTGACCTTCCAGTCTAGTGAGAGCTCGTTAGCCGGACTTCGAAAGTTCAAGTTGCTGAGGGTGCTGGATGTGGTGGACACTGACGCGTACTCACTCCCAGCTCCCGTGTTCGAGCTGTTTCATTTGAG GTACCTTGCATTCGGATGTCCAATGGAGGTTCCGCACGCCATATCAAGGCTTCAAAATCTTCGCGTTTTGTTAGTTCATCATAGCAAGAGACTGAGGCAACACTCAAAGGACAACGTGGATCTACCACAGGAGATCTGGTTGTTGCCGCTTCTGACTCATCTCGTCTCCTTTTTCGATCTTCTGCCAGATCCAGAAGGAGTAGCCTCTGCTCTGAAGGAGCTGCTCACACTGAATGTGGTGAAGAAGCTGATATGTACAGAACAGATAATGGGATTACTTTacaatttgaagaaattggCAATCACTTATTCTGGAGACAAATACCCAAATGAAGACTATCAGCTCCACAATCTTGTTCTCTTGACTCAACTTGAGAAGCTGACACTAGTTGTGAAGAAAGGCTCTCTTCTTCAGGTAAAATCTAAGCCTGTTTTCCCGAAGACGCTGAAGAAGTTAACCTTAAGTGGTTGGAGATTCCCTTGGGAATATATGAAGGCAATTGCTGCTCTGCCCGAGCTTCAAGTGCTCAAACTGACAGATCATGCCTTTGAAGGCGGTGCGTGGAGCACTTTTGACTATGAGAACGATTATGACGAAGAGAGTGATTATGAAGAAGTGGAACTGTTTGTTAAACTGGAATATATGCTAATTCAGGAATCTGATTTGGAGGATTGGGAGACTGAAAGTTATCATTTCCCAGCACTGAAGCGGCTAGTGCTCAATCGTTGTGGTAAGCTGAAGAAGATTTCGGAAGACATGGGTAACATTTTAGAACTTAAGCTGATCGAGATTGATCGTACAAACGAATCTCTTCTCGAGTGTGTCAGAGGGATCCGCGACAAGCAGGAGCAGGACTATGGCAGAGTCCTTCAAGTTCGACTGTTATAA
- the LOC125194154 gene encoding putative late blight resistance protein homolog R1B-14 isoform X3 → MAYAVCHSLIQAIDRILNLDDKKYPISDEGKRQIKDLLARIEFIKRFLERYPKEAARFETAVTNAANQAEDVMEHFIYEHYCWNLQAEKMAAVGRPRNRTEILYDFRELYIVMAKISPIAQQMAEIQHKEEQQHGLRPATTMSSSAPVSQPDVDTDTVGLEEHLKNIKDVLCGQPTSQRRIIPITGMGGIGKTTLARAVYNDEDVVNEFPVRAWIVVSHNYKVENIFGELLYALEQQISDTLVDKSETVEKKLERILTLKKYLIVVDDLWSAKAWDDIRKAFGDPRKCDGSRIVITTRDETVASYVTSSSPHKMKLLSPENSWILLKKKAFRDRELESNMEKIVWEVVDGCEGLPIAIVLIGGILSEAKMEAWADIARDVKSAVESTTEFGKRIALSYTYLPVDLRPCFLYMGGFPEDHEIRISKLIKLWIAEGFFGNENEAKDYLYKLVRRNLPLITALKPNGEFKSCAIHNMVRDMAISQALDENYERRLSIGHPDLTRLARAYASTLRTCLTFQPSESSLVALRKFKLLRVLDVVETDSYSLPAPVFELFHLRYLAFGCPMEVPHAISRLQNLRALIIRPSKRPRHHSNDNVNLPLEIWMMPLLTYLVSSFDLLPDPKGAASALKELLTLNVVKKLICTEQMMRLLYNLKKLAITYFGDKYRNEDYQLHNLVLLTQLEKLTLVVKKGSLLEKKAKPVFPKTLKKLTLSGWRFPWEYMNAISALPELQVLKLRDHAFEGGAWSTIKEESDDDDDDYDDEEEEEDLFVKLEYLLIQESDLEFWKTKKEHFPALKRLVLNRCGKLKKISEDMGNILELKLIEVDRTNESLLECARRIRDKQEEDYGRVLIVRQI, encoded by the exons ATGGCTTATGCTGTTTGCCATTCGCTCATCCAAGCCATAGACAGAATCCTGAATCTCGATGATAAAAAGTACCCTATCTCCGATGAAGGAAAGCGACAGATTAAAGATCTTCTTGCACGGATCGAATTCATCAAACGGTTCCTTGAAAGGTATCCCAAGGAAGCAGCGAGGTTCGAAACAGCCGTCACGAACGCCGCCAACCAAGCGGAAGACGTGATGGAGCACTTCATCTACGAGCACTACTGCTGGAACCTCCAGGCCGAGAAAATGGCCGCTGTCGGCCGCCCACGCAATCGTACAGAGATTCTGTACGATTTCCGTGAGCTGTACATAGTGATGGCGAAAATATCCCCCATCGCTCAACAGATGGCGGAGATCCAACATAAAGAGGAGCAGCAGCACGGTTTGCGTCCAGCAACGACGATGAGCTCGTCCGCCCCGGTGTCCCAGCCTGATGTTGATACTGACACGGTTGGTCTCGAGGAGCACTTGAAGAATATTAAAGATGTGCTCTGTGGACAGCCGACGTCCCAACGCCGAATCATCCCCATCACGGGGATGGGCGGGATTGGGAAGACCACTCTGGCTAGAGCTGTTTACAACGATGAGGACGTCGTCAACGAGTTTCCTGTCCGCGCTTGGATCGTTGTGTCTCATAATTATAAAGTAGAAAACATTTTTGGGGAGCTTCTGTATGCCTTGGAGCAACAGATCTCTGACACTCTTGTAGACAAAAGTGAGACAGTGGAGAAGAAACTAGAGAGGATCTTGACTTTAAAGAAGTACCTGATTGTGGTGGACGATCTGTGGAGTGCCAAGGCGTGGGACGACATAAGGAAGGCGTTTGGCGACCCCAGGAAGTGTGACGGGAGTCGGATTGTGATCACCACCAGGGATGAGACTGTGGCTTCTTATGTCACCTCTTCCTCTCCTCACAAGATGAAGCTCTTGAGTCCTGAGAATAGTTGGATTCTCCTCAAGAAAAAGGCGTTTCGAGACAGGGAACTTGAAtcaaatatggaaaagatCGTGTGGGAAGTTGTTGATGGTTGTGAAGGATTGCCCATTGCGATCGTGCTTATTGGAG GTATCTTATCAGAAGCGAAAATGGAAGCATGGGCTGACATTGCAAGAGATGTGAAATCCGCGGTTGAGAGTACTACTGAGTTCGGAAAGAGAATTGCGTTGAGTTACACATATCTACCTGTTGATTTGAGGCCGTGTTTCTTATACATGGGTGGCTTTCCAGAAGATCACGAGATCCGGATCTCAAAGCTTATCAAGTTATGGATAGCTGAAGGATTCTTTGGAAACGAAAATGAGGCTAAAGATTACTTGTACAAGCTTGTGAGGAGAAATCTGCCTTTGATCACGGCTCTCAAGCCCAATGGCGAATTCAAAAGCTGCGCCATACATAATATGGTCCGTGATATGGCCATATCACAGGCTCTAGATGAGAACTATGAGCGACGGCTGAGTATTGGTCATCCGGATCTTACGCGCCTTGCTAGAGCTTACGCCTCAACGCTGCGTACATGTTTGACCTTCCAGCCTAGTGAGAGCTCATTAGTTGCACTGCGAAAGTTCAAGTTGCTGAGAGTGCTGGATGTGGTGGAGACTGACTCGTACTCACTCCCAGCTCCCGTGTTCGAGCTGTTTCATTTGAG GTACCTAGCGTTCGGGTGTCCAATGGAGGTTCCGCACGCCATATCAAGGCTTCAAAATCTTCGCGCTTTGATAATTCGTCCTAGCAAGAGACCGAGGCATCACTCAAACGACAACGTGAATCTACCACTGGAGATCTGGATGATGCCGCTTCTGACTTATCTTGTCTCCTCTTTTGATCTTCTGCCCGATCCAAAAGGAGCGGCCTCCGCTCTAAAGGAGCTGCTTACACTGAATGTGGTGAAGAAGCTAATATGTACAGAACAGATGATGAGATTACTTTacaatttgaagaaattggCAATCACTTATTTTGGAGACAAATACCGAAATGAAGACTATCAGCTCCACAATCTTGTTCTCTTGACTCAACTTGAGAAGCTGACACTAGTTGTGAAGAAAGGCTCTCTTCTTGAGAAAAAAGCTAAGCCTGTTTTCCCGAAGACGCTGAAGAAGTTAACCTTGAGCGGTTGGCGATTCCCTTGGGAATATATGAATGCTATTTCTGCTCTGCCCGAGCTTCAAGTGCTCAAACTGAGAGATCATGCCTTTGAAGGCGGTGCGTGGAGCACTATTAAAGAAGAAagcgatgatgatgatgatgattatgatgatgaagaagaagaagaggattTGTTTGTTAAACTGGAATATTTGCTAATTCAGGAATCTGATTTGGAGTTTTGGAAAACCAAAAAGGAGCATTTCCCAGCACTGAAGCGGCTAGTGCTCAATCGTTGTGGTAAGCTGAAGAAGATTTCGGAAGACATGGGTAACATTTTAGAACTTAAGCTGATCGAGGTTGATCGTACAAACGAATCTCTTCTCGAGTGTGCCAGAAGGATCCGTGACAAGCAGGAGGAGGACTATGGCAGAGTCCTTATAGTTCGGCAGATATAA